One Pyrus communis chromosome 13, drPyrComm1.1, whole genome shotgun sequence genomic window carries:
- the LOC137713885 gene encoding protein RGF1 INDUCIBLE TRANSCRIPTION FACTOR 1-like: MDRTMLVPPWLEQLLNTSFFRVCRTHGDAARSECNMFCLDCSGDAFCFYCRSSGHKDHQVIQIRRSSYHDVVRVSEVQKALDINGVQTYVINSARVMFLNERPQPKAGSKGSPHICELCGRSLLDPVRFCSLGCKLAGINRNGDANFTLEAKDEEAMGRREELREGSQQDICPPTPPPPPSTARRRKGIPHRAPFGS; the protein is encoded by the exons ATG GACAGGACAATGCTGGTGCCGCCATGGCTGGAGCAGTTGCTCAACACATCATTCTTCAGAGTCTGCCGTACACATGGAGACGCCGCCAGAAGTGAGTGCAACATGTTCTGCTTAGATTGCAGTGGAGACGCTTTCTGCTTTTATTGCAGGTCCTCCGGGCACAAAGATCACCAAGTCATTCAG ATAAGGAGATCTTCATACCATGATGTGGTGAGGGTTTCAGAGGTGCAGAAGGCATTAGACATAAACGGAGTTCAGACATACGTGATAAACAGCGCCAGAGTTATGTTTCTGAATGAGAGGCCTCAGCCGAAGGCTGGCAGTAAGGGATCTCCCCATATATGTGAACTCTGTGGCAGAAGCCTCTTGGATCCTGTTCGTTTCTGCTCACTCGGCTGTAAG CTTGCGGGAATAAATAGAAATGGGGATGCAAACTTTACCTTAGAGGCGAAGGATGAGGAGGCAATGGGGAGGAGAGAAGAGTTGCGTGAAGGCTCACAACAAGACATATGCCCGCCCACGCCGCCTCCACCTCCTTCCacagcaagaagaagaaaaggcatTCCTCATAGGGCACCCTTTGGCTCCTAA